The following is a genomic window from Opitutus sp. GAS368.
GAGGGTGAGGATGATGGTGGCCATCGCAGAGATCCCACTCAATCGGTCCACACCCAGTCGCGGATTTCCGGGAGATCCTCGAAGTGTTCGTGGATGTATTCCGTGTGCCGGACGAGCATTGTCTGCGCGTGGTCGGTGAGCGCGGCGGCGCCGGCCAGGCCCGGGGGCAGATAGTGCAGCGCATCGAGGCAAAGATGATAGCGGCTGAGCCGGTTGAGCACCACCATGTCGAAGGGGGTCGTGGTGGTGCCTTCCTCATTATAACCGCGGACATGAAAGCGCTCCGGCCGCGGCCGCCCGTGCAGCAGCTGGTGGACGATGCCCGGATAGCCATGGAAGGCGAAAATCACGGGCCGGTCCGCGGTGAACAGCTCGTCAAACCGGTCGTCCGCCATGCCGTGCGGGTGCCGGTCCCGCGGCGGGAGGGTCATCAAGTCCACCACATTGACCACGCGGACGCGCAAGCCCGGGAGCCAGCGGCGCAGCAGCCAGGCGGCCGCCACCGTTTCGAGCGTCGGAATGTCGCCCGCACAGGCGAGCACCACGTCCGGCTCACCCTCCCCGCCCGAACCGCACCACGCCCAGGCCGATGCCCCGCGGGCGCAATGCTGCCCGGCGGCAGCGTAGTCGAGCCACTGGAGTTGCGGCTGCTTGTCGATCACGATGAGGTTCAGGTAATTTTTGCTGCGCAGGCAGTGATCGGCCACGTGCAGCAGGCAATTGCCGTCGGGCGGCAGGTAGGCCCGCACAATGTTGCCCTGCTTGGAAAGCAGGCTGTCGATGAAGCCCGGGCCCTGGTGGCTGAAACCGTTGTGATCGTTCCGCCAGCACGTGGAGGTCAGCAGGTAGTTGAGCGACGGGACCGGGAGGCGCCAGGGGAGCCGCGCGCAATGCTCCAGCCATTTCGCGTGCTGCGCGGCCATGGAATCGATGATCGTCGCGAACGCCTCATAGGTCGCGAACAGCCCGTGGCGGCCCGTCAGCACGTAGCCCTCGAGCCAGCCGTGGCAGTTGTGCTCGCTCAGGACCTCCATCACGCGGCCGTCCGGCGTAAGGTGGTCGTCGTCCGCGTGCGCGCCGCGGACGAGACAGCGGTTGGTCGCGGCAAAGACATCGTCCAGCCGGTTGGACTGGGTTTCGTCCGGACAGAACAGCCGGAAGTTCGCCGCCGCCGCATTGCGGCGGAAGACATCGCGCAGATACCGGCCCAGCAACCGGGTCGACTCGTGCCGCTCCCGGGCGGGCCGGGTGATCGCGAGCGAATAGTCTTTCGTGTCGGGCAGATCGAGGGACACGGAGCAGCGACCGCCATTGGCCCGGGGATTCGCGCCCATGCGCCGGTCTCCGCGGGGCGAGAGCGCGGCAATATCCGGCCGCAGGCGCCCGGCGGCATCAAAGAGTTCCTCGGGGCGGTAGCTCCGCAGCCAGGCCTCCAGCTGGGCGAGGTGGGCGGGGTTGTCGCGCACATTCGCGAGCGGGACCTGATGGGCGCGAAAAGTGCCTTCAACCGGTTGGCCATCGACCATCTTCGGACCCGTCCATCCCTTGGGTGTGCGCAGCACGATAGCGGGCCAACCCGCCTGGTTCACCAGGCCGTCAGTGCGCGCCGCGCGTTGGATGACGCAGATCTTCGCATAGGCCTGTTCCAGCGTCGCGGCAAAGGCCGTGTGCATCGGCGCCGGGTCGCTACCCTCGACAAACAGGGGTTCGTAACCATGGCCGCGCAAAAACGCGGCAATCTCCCCATCATCCGCCCGGCCCCAGACCGTGGGGCCGGCGATTTTGTAGCCGTTGAGATGCAGGATGGGCAGCACGGCGCCATCGCGGGCCGGGTTCAGGAAGCGGATGCCTTTCCACGAACCCTCGAGCGGCGCGGTCTCGGCTTCGCCGTCACCGACCACGGCCACCGCGATCAGGCCGGGATTGTCGAACACAGCCCCGAAGGCGTGCATGAGCACATAGCCCAGTTCGCCGCCTTCGTGGATCGACCCCGGGGTGGACGCGCTGGCGTGGCTGGGAATGCCCCCCGGGGTGGAGAACTGGCGGAAAAGTTTCCGCAACCCGGCGGCATCGCGCGTTATCTCCGGATAAACCTCCGAATACGTTCCCTCCAGGTAGACGTTGGCCACCAACGCCGGGCCGCCATGGCCGGGTCCGGCCAGATAGAGGACGTCGGCGTCGTGCCGGCAAACCAGCCGGTTGAGATGCGCATAAATAAAACTGAGGCCCGGCGAAGTGCCCCAGTGTCCGAGCAGGCGGGGCTTGATGTGTTCCGGTCGCAGCGGTTCGCGCAACAGGGCGTTTTCCTGCAGGTAGATCTGGCCGATGGTCAGATAGTTTGCGGCGCGCCACCAGGCATCGAGCAA
Proteins encoded in this region:
- a CDS encoding phosphoketolase family protein; protein product: MPNSPELALLDAWWRAANYLTIGQIYLQENALLREPLRPEHIKPRLLGHWGTSPGLSFIYAHLNRLVCRHDADVLYLAGPGHGGPALVANVYLEGTYSEVYPEITRDAAGLRKLFRQFSTPGGIPSHASASTPGSIHEGGELGYVLMHAFGAVFDNPGLIAVAVVGDGEAETAPLEGSWKGIRFLNPARDGAVLPILHLNGYKIAGPTVWGRADDGEIAAFLRGHGYEPLFVEGSDPAPMHTAFAATLEQAYAKICVIQRAARTDGLVNQAGWPAIVLRTPKGWTGPKMVDGQPVEGTFRAHQVPLANVRDNPAHLAQLEAWLRSYRPEELFDAAGRLRPDIAALSPRGDRRMGANPRANGGRCSVSLDLPDTKDYSLAITRPARERHESTRLLGRYLRDVFRRNAAAANFRLFCPDETQSNRLDDVFAATNRCLVRGAHADDDHLTPDGRVMEVLSEHNCHGWLEGYVLTGRHGLFATYEAFATIIDSMAAQHAKWLEHCARLPWRLPVPSLNYLLTSTCWRNDHNGFSHQGPGFIDSLLSKQGNIVRAYLPPDGNCLLHVADHCLRSKNYLNLIVIDKQPQLQWLDYAAAGQHCARGASAWAWCGSGGEGEPDVVLACAGDIPTLETVAAAWLLRRWLPGLRVRVVNVVDLMTLPPRDRHPHGMADDRFDELFTADRPVIFAFHGYPGIVHQLLHGRPRPERFHVRGYNEEGTTTTPFDMVVLNRLSRYHLCLDALHYLPPGLAGAAALTDHAQTMLVRHTEYIHEHFEDLPEIRDWVWTD